A region of the Channa argus isolate prfri chromosome 14, Channa argus male v1.0, whole genome shotgun sequence genome:
CTCAGATgcagagggagatggagagccAAGTAGTCAGTACTGTTTGGGTTTGAATTCAGAGCTGTCTAAATTATGTCTAATTTGTATCTCCTTGTCCTCTTGTTCTGTTTCACACCCCCCAGTGTTGGGAACTTCACCTTCCCTTGACTGTATTGCCGCAGTTAGAACATGCTGGATTACATAAAGTCATCAACAGGTCTTATCTTTACCCATGATCCATAACCTTTTGTCAGTCTTCCACCTCATTGCACAGACAGAGCTACCAGGATTGTTTTTGACTGTTAAATAAACATGGTACACTACATATCGTGAGATCTACAAATACATAAGCAGTACACGCTTGAATACATTATTATGGGTGTGCAGTGTTGCTGCAGTTCAGTGTTAAAGTTACACAAAGCCTCTTAGAGATGACAGATGTGGTTTCAAAGATGCTGGGTGTCTGTGGGCAGAAAGCTGTTTCACTTGACTAActtgacatttttcaaaacagaagtaacaaagtactctacagcagagaaagaaaagtgagaaTGGTGGCATAATAAAGATGGAGCATACAAACCACAAAATATGAAggtgtgacattttaaaagaaaccaAAGAAAATTGGGATTTGTGCAGTGATATGGCTTCTGTGAGGCTTTGCAGGAGGCGGCTCCGAACCAACAGCACAAACAATAGTTATTAGCATTGACTTTTAAACAGGCATAAATTTCCTCTGATTCATCAAAAACCCCTGCATCCCTTTGAATACAATGAATTAACAGCTATTTTAATGCTAATGATCATACTAAAAGTGCTTAAGTGTCTCAGATTGAACATCTACAGATCCTCTACTGTCCAAACCCCGTCTGCAGAGGAAGATCTTGTATGACGTCACAAGCACCTTCCATACCAAAGGGCTTTGAcggctttttttttagctgctgtTTAAAGCAATAACTTATAACTTTCGTTCCTTGGATTTTGGACtattatttgtaaaaatctgAGGATGCTTTATTGTGCACTAAGAAATTGTAATGGggatttctctgtgttttctttgaccCACCACAGGGGCTTGGACATGAGTGCCAGGacaacagcaaaaaactaattgcagcttttttcttttatattatctgattgtttttcaaaataaacagccaaaaacaagccaaaaatgttgggaaccaatcacactggattataggttttccttttttccctttcctttccttttatctctgtgttttttgtttgggaCCTCCACGAAGTGCTCTCGCCATGCCCCGTTGCCCCTGCTGCCACAGGAATAACCCTGAAGAATGTCTTTGACAAGGTTATCACAGATGCTGCCTTTTGTTGCCGGACTGTGGCTGTGTGCATGGCTCCATGATCCGACAAGCCAACACTAGCCACACTAGCTGCAGCGAACACTGGTCTTTTACTGAAGCATCAACAAACACAAGGACGTGATTTATGGGACACGTCAGCTTGCTCAGGGGCTCGCaggactttttattttactttattttacagtttttggacAATGGTGAATGTATAGACTTCACATTGCCTGTATGCTGTGCCTTTAGTTTATGTTACCCTTTTCAAAGGCTACTGGGAGGAGATGAGTTGACAGAGTTAAGTcttatttttgttcttctttttcaccAGGTAGGACCAGGTGGAGGCTGCAGAGGAAGGATAGACATGAGGTAACTTCTGTAATGTCAGCAAAGACCAAGGTTTGTCATAGATAGTGTCATCAAAAAAGCACCCTGAAATATTGCCCTCCTCTTCTGCTTCTCCCACTCTCCGTCTCTTTCTTCTTATCTTATAATATACCAGCATGTATCTGAAATCACAATTACTGGATGTAAATTCCAGCCTTATCATTTTTCATTCCTACTATACACACCATGATTGTTATTGGTGGGTATAAATTGTTAATGAAATCCATTCCCACAAGGCTCAGACCAGAGCCTTCCATAAAACCTGCTTGATCCAGGATGGAAAGGAAAAGATATTTGACTTAAGTATTACTGAAGAGTAAATGAGATCATGTCTGATGAAACAGGCTTATGTAAAATTATTGCTTTAGCCCTTATGAAAACCTTTATGCTTTATGTGTTCTTATGGGTATTATCTCATTTCCcttacatgtttttaaacctgcgaaacatttgggttttttaGCTGGTCTACAGTCAcaaacaaagtagcaaaatGCTTCatcatttttacagtaaattacacaATATAAATGTGTGACTGAACAGCTGTTTTCCAATTCTTCTTCTGGCCTTGACAAgactgtttttattcataagTGTCCTTAAAGAACTGTAAGCCAATCTTTAAGTCTTGCCTTTCAAAAAGTAGAGACATGACATTGccttatgaaaaaaaagaacttaaagCAAACAGCACAACTACAGTATACCACACTataatttttgtctttaaaggaGTCGCTAAGTACAGCGTTTCATTAAAATCTACTTAAGCTATACTAATCACTAATCTAATATTAAATGTGGCTCTAAAGTAAACAAGGTCACGAGTGGAGATGAACACACACGGACGAACACACATTCTCATCCAACTATACAATTCTCCTATTGCTGGAAGATGCATTTTACCATCTTTTAGattattgttttgaaattatGGGCTGTAGCTTTACTCTTTGGGTCTGTGGGTTCTTTGGACCTCTCACCATTGTCATTTTTAGCAGACAATACTTCATAAAATACTCATTGGTTCTGTTTTATGCAGATTTCATACTTGTTATTTGTTATCATCTAAACCCTAATCAGGGACAGGGGCTGCAAATTAGCTTTTCCTTATTGCCCTACATACATTGCATCGGTTGCTAAATTGTGTCGATGTTTAGCtgtctgtgaaaaaaatatttgaacaatCTGAAAGAAATTGTACTAAATTGTACCACattgtaaagtattttaaaaatatcaaagctACGCAACTACAAAGTACTTAACTACTTGGTAATTAATAGGCAAACTTAACTTCTTTACTGTtataagtaagaaaaataaatccctCAGATTTTCTTCTGCAGGCTCACAGGTGTTTTCTGTCTCCTGCAGATGCTGCTCTGGGTGGTACTCTCTCTACTTCCTCTAGTGGATGGAGCTCATATGAAAGCTATTGCTGCTTCTGCTGTGGGATCAGATTCAGGGCATGCTGTTGGCCTGCTGGGAGGCCAGGAGGAGCGAGAGCTTCCTGTGACGCTGCCAGAGGTGGTGGAGGATGAGGAGCAGGAAGACGACACTGACCCTTACTCTACTTGGCATGCTCTATATGGTACTAAGGCTCTTATGAAAGTGTTGCTTAAAGCAGACCTGCTTCACCAGACATTATTagagcaaagagagagaacatggtTGAACATCTGCTTTGTGTCTGAGTCATCTAAAGAAATGTACATGTAATATAAAGcaatttttacttaaaacacAGAGAGTTTAAATTTTGCAAGATAATTTTGAGTGTTATTGCTCACAGTTACTCGTAATAAATACTAACTTTCACTGTAACTTTTTCTGTCTATCATCCTCTTTCGTTTTTATTTCAGACCCTTTTGTAATCGAAGAAGTGGATGACCATCACAGTAGTCGCTGGGCAGGGCGTTCTCCACGTTCCTCTGACCCCACAGAACCTCAACCCAAGGGTtcagtaaagaaaaagaagaagaggaagagaaaagaaaaggaggaagagacaggaaaaagaGATAACAAGGGTAAAGGTAAAAACAGACAACcaaagcagagcagcagagacTGTCGTGTCGAGAAAAGAGAGATGAGGGTTCGAGACCTGGGCCTGGGGTTTGACTCGGATGAGATTGTCCTCTTTAAGTTTTGCGTGGGCTCATGCCAGTCTTCCAGAACAAATTATGACCTGGCACTGAAGGCGCTGCTGGAAAATGGCTCTCTGCCTCGGCGCAAGGTCAGCAGCCACCCCTGCTGCCGGCCTGACCGCTACGAGTCAGTTTCCTTCATGGATGCCCAGACCACATGGAGGACCATCCAGTCCTTATCAGCGGCTAGCTGCATGTGCATGGGCTGAATAAATCAATGAGGTACAGGGTGAAAACGGTGTCACTCATACTGAGGAGAGAAGAGTCAAGAGGCTCAGGGAGGCCTGGATGTGGGGAAACTGCCAGAGGGGGTGCTGTCACTCACAGAGACAAGAGGATGTTGATGGAGGCCACTTTTTGGCTTCCTGTGATGTGTTTCAGGTTGAGGACGAAGAGCTGTGGGTGCAGCTGGGTGATTGAGGGCAAAGGTCAAAATCAGAGACTGAGGAGAAGTCGTCAGGGAATCACAGTCTGGATTTATTGTTGCCTCATCAAAAGGATGAAATGCTGTCAAAGCAATAAATGGTAACTAATGCAGGATACAGCAAACCAGCTATTACTGAGAAAGCAGAGTCTTTATGTGAACATGAGTGTTTTGATTTTACAGGGGCGAGACCTAATGGCTGAAGCTCACGAGgtataaagaaaacacacagttatgGATGGACATATTCCTCACAGTGCAGCCAACTTTTAACAAAAGTCATTGTAGTTCTTTTTTTGGACACACAAACAGGGACATTACATTGTTTCTATGTTCAGGTGAACTCAGCCAAATGGATGCCATGCATCTTCATGTATTActgtataaaagtaaaatatatatttatttctgataagttatttatttattatagctTCCTATGAGAGCTGTTTTTATGAACTCGTTATTGTAGATAAATATCTATTTATTAAGAATCAGATTTCATGTTGACAGTTACTTCTcctcacatatatatatatatatatatatatatatatatatatatatatatatatatatatatatatatatacacacacaaacacacaattttattttaaaaggtgcTGATTTATGAAACACTTCATGACCTTGTGGACAGCTGATTTTACAAAGAATTTAACTGAAAGCAAAAAAGGTCTTAGATTTGTTggcattttataaaacaaaaacactaaccAAAAGCTCATCTTTTTTCTTATGGACATAAATTACATGCTTAAAAAAATGGACCTACATTGAAAGGGTTTGGTATATAGTAATTTATTCTCAATGGCACCTCACATACTTGAGTTTGACAGTGGATTTCCAGGTTTTTGGTTAATTTCAGGTAATGATATCAGCTTTTCCATAGCATAACTGAAACAGAAAGTCAGTTATAGCCTCAGTTATTAGCCTCTtgtaattatatattaatatttgtagagcaaacaactgaaacatttccACTACAGGACCtcaacatttctcattttaaagcAGTCATATTGAACTCTGTTACCCACcactatattattattattattattatataaaggttcctttatttttgtatgGTATTATCCTTCAGTGGAATAAACTTTTTTATATACCTCTTGTTATCACTGTTTACCTCACTGTTGGCACACGTTCAAACCAAGGTCAAAGACATTTTTAGTGCAAAAATATCACCACCATTACTTTCCCACTTCACACAGAAGTTGTTTATGTGGTAGCGGCACCTACTGGTGTGAAATGAAAGCGTAAACGTTGATCCTTTTGTCCAGTTTGAATTGAAACAAGTGTATCTCTCCTGCCACCTGTCTGTCAATTCTTTAACCAGCAGAGCAGATACAAATCAACAGTGTGCTGTCTTCAGTGTAACTTTATTTCTCTACACAGACCAACACATCCAGCAAACACCAAAGgccattctttttttaaaaatgggacaTGTTCACTTTGGCTGTTAAcaactgcaaatataaaaacaatatatgcaAATGTGCAGTATAGAAAATAACAAGGTACAAGTAGTCTGTCTACATTCGGTTTCCCCTGCATCATCCAACACATATATGTCACGGAGTAAATTAGCAGCatgtagattttaaaataaaagaaatacaatggAACGTCACCACATCACTTAACACGTATTCCAAATGGATTCATACTAGTATATTAAGATTATCACGCCCTTTATTTATACCCATGGGGtattataaagtttttttccatgtttggaAATTGTCACCACAGTAATGCCCTGTCCATATAAGCCTGGCAGAATTggtattttaaaagtaaaccCCTCAAAAAAGTGATCCTATAACTTTAAAATCCACCATATACTGTAAGTTACATTGAACGATTATAGGGTTTGAAGCTCCAGCACGTTGGGACCATTTGTCTCTTGAAACAGGAATCAGTTGTGTTGTACGTTATACCGATGAGCATATAACCTTAAAATGAAGTCTGAATTATCCACTTTCCTGCATAAGATGTAATCACTTTTGATATGAGAAGCTGAGTTTAAAGCTGGTGTTGATTTCTGTTGTAGTGAGTTGTTGCTTCAAGTGTTTGAGCTGATGGGCTCTTTGGTGGTTGGAACCCATCTAAAGTGACAAAGGAACTCACAGTGTTTAGTTCATCACTAGCAGCGCTGATTTTCATTACAGTTTGGCTAAAAACGTAGCACTTTGCCGTGCAGATGAAGTAGCCTGTTTACCAACGCAAGTTAAAGGCATTTCGCTGACTGGCAGGAGCTCGGTGAGCTGAACGTGCAGGTGACAACGTCCAGTCTTCTAACATGCCCGGAGTGGAGCGACGTTGTGCTCCGTCCCAGGGAAGCCTTCGTCGCCGCCTCCGGTTGCGATTCAGCGGCTGCTTCCTCTCCGCACGCGAGAACCGCGGTGGACTCGACGCTGAATGGGTGAAAGTTCACCCGGGCGGTGTCGTACTCCCACGCTTGTCTCATCGCGAAGTCTGTGAAATGTTTGTGCTTTACGGAGCCCAGGTGTTCCACGTTGTGTCTGAAGCTGGCTGTGCGTATCGACGCGTAACTCGTGTCGTTGCTGTTACCAGACTGAGGGGAGTGTTGACCTTCCACCCAGCCAATGTTGTCATTACGGCCGTCATTAACCCGGGCCACCGTCCTCTTCAGTTTCTCGCAGCCCTTTAGCAGCAGGTTCTTTCGACACAAAATATACACCCAGGGGTCTAAAATGGGGTTGAATGAAGCGAACCGAATTGCCACCAGGTCGCTCCGGTAGTCGGGCTCCCCCCCAGCAGAAATGTAGGACGGGTCATACAGCTGGTTAACGAAGATTCGCACCTGTCGGACAGAAACGTAAATGTTATTATAGGCAGTGAAATCAAGCACATTTAATTGTCAGCCGCGCTGCGCGAACAATATAATGGACTAAAATAACATATTGTCCTTACCACTAAAGGGATGGAGCAGACCAAGAAAACGATGGTCATGAAGACTAGAAGCCAGAACATTTGGATCTCCGCTGCTGAGGTGACCGAAGGGAGCCGAGGAAAGCGGCGACGTGAGCCGCCCTGCTCACACAACTCCGTTCGGACTATTCCTGTTCTCTGGTTCATCCCCACCAGCGACCTGCACACGGCCAAGTTACACAAAACTGTCACTGcgatcagcagcagcatcacgCCGCCGTACAGGAAGGAGTAGCAGGCTCCGAGAGGATCAGTCGCCCTCCAGTCCAGGAAACACCAAGTTCCTGGAAAGTGCCTGATGTGCCTCCCGAAGCCAAAACTGGGCATAATACACAGCACGATGTTAGCTAGGTAGGCAACCAGGAGCACAAAGCGCGCCATTGTTCGGTCTATGTGCTGGGAGTAGAAATA
Encoded here:
- the LOC137098352 gene encoding glial cell line-derived neurotrophic factor-like, whose protein sequence is MTHRCVWIVKSMGCTHSRRSGSADLSSAHLEQKTAHRTVGRTRWRLQRKDRHEVTSVMSAKTKMLLWVVLSLLPLVDGAHMKAIAASAVGSDSGHAVGLLGGQEERELPVTLPEVVEDEEQEDDTDPYSTWHALYDPFVIEEVDDHHSSRWAGRSPRSSDPTEPQPKGSVKKKKKRKRKEKEEETGKRDNKGKGKNRQPKQSSRDCRVEKREMRVRDLGLGFDSDEIVLFKFCVGSCQSSRTNYDLALKALLENGSLPRRKVSSHPCCRPDRYESVSFMDAQTTWRTIQSLSAASCMCMG
- the ptger4c gene encoding prostaglandin E receptor 4 (subtype EP4) c, which produces MINDTLALAELDTNVSELLPCLSLSQNYSALQLESKSLVISATMFAVGVLGNLIAIVVLCISKKEQKETTFYSLVCGMAITDLLGTCFTSPVVIATYVASRWPGGALLCHFFSFSMLFFGSAGMSILCAMAVERYLAINHAYFYSQHIDRTMARFVLLVAYLANIVLCIMPSFGFGRHIRHFPGTWCFLDWRATDPLGACYSFLYGGVMLLLIAVTVLCNLAVCRSLVGMNQRTGIVRTELCEQGGSRRRFPRLPSVTSAAEIQMFWLLVFMTIVFLVCSIPLVVRIFVNQLYDPSYISAGGEPDYRSDLVAIRFASFNPILDPWVYILCRKNLLLKGCEKLKRTVARVNDGRNDNIGWVEGQHSPQSGNSNDTSYASIRTASFRHNVEHLGSVKHKHFTDFAMRQAWEYDTARVNFHPFSVESTAVLACGEEAAAESQPEAATKASLGRSTTSLHSGHVRRLDVVTCTFSSPSSCQSAKCL